The Gemmata palustris genome includes a region encoding these proteins:
- a CDS encoding polyprenyl synthetase family protein: MTTVAEAITEATSERAPTKPPKLNSAAFKEVPQSREVRDAIRAAVEKFCKTVDKSKPLTRESTREMAEKVLGPLGLGESCLGFTMVMLTNEFWRDQVAAIPFHRRLMLLPHCLKNAEGCPAEYDELGLDCKKCGACEVGDFRTKAEELGYKVLVSEGTPIVLKIIVSGHIDAIVGVACLNVLEKAFDKVLLAGIPCIATPLLSSNCKNTSVDNDWVFESIGLHTPAPGTKTKTYMHLMRAANAMFDDPELSRLVPRPRATAPETDPLRKHETIAYDFLARGGKRSRPFITLASYDALKGAPATLSETGWELPDSVKRAAIAIETFHKASLVHDDIEDDDAYRYGAETLHRTHGVGTAINLGDYLIGLGYRSVSRERKVLGAEVAADVLDKLADAHIKLSEGQGAELLWRDAKDQALTTLDALKIYALKTSPAFEAALYTGVRLAGEATAYEKMIADFSRNVGVAFQILNDIKDWTGDEDNKLVSGQDVLAARPTLLLALALEGSSPAQREELLHLIASTRTAGADTEEIVARVRHLYFAAKVFEKADKLVDKFRAKAESLADEVQPTEFRELLYYLIDSVLEKPELPRQGVVQFVELGK; this comes from the coding sequence GTGACGACTGTCGCCGAAGCCATTACGGAAGCTACGTCCGAACGCGCCCCGACCAAGCCCCCCAAGCTGAACTCCGCCGCGTTCAAAGAAGTCCCCCAATCGCGTGAGGTGCGGGACGCGATCCGCGCCGCGGTCGAGAAGTTCTGCAAGACGGTGGACAAGTCGAAGCCGCTCACGCGCGAATCGACCCGCGAGATGGCCGAAAAGGTGCTCGGCCCGCTCGGACTGGGCGAATCGTGTCTCGGCTTCACAATGGTGATGCTGACCAACGAGTTCTGGCGCGATCAGGTCGCCGCGATCCCGTTCCACCGCCGGCTGATGCTCCTCCCGCACTGTTTGAAGAACGCCGAGGGGTGCCCCGCCGAGTACGACGAACTCGGTTTGGACTGCAAGAAGTGCGGCGCGTGTGAGGTCGGTGATTTTCGCACGAAGGCGGAAGAACTCGGCTACAAGGTGCTCGTGAGCGAGGGCACGCCGATCGTTCTGAAGATCATCGTGAGCGGCCACATCGATGCCATCGTCGGCGTCGCGTGCCTCAACGTGCTGGAGAAGGCGTTCGACAAGGTGCTGCTCGCGGGCATCCCGTGCATCGCCACCCCGCTACTGTCGAGCAACTGCAAGAACACGTCGGTGGACAACGACTGGGTATTTGAGTCGATCGGCCTCCACACCCCCGCGCCGGGCACGAAGACCAAAACGTACATGCACCTGATGCGGGCCGCGAACGCGATGTTCGACGACCCGGAATTGTCGCGCTTGGTTCCGCGCCCCCGGGCGACGGCGCCGGAAACTGATCCGCTCCGCAAGCACGAAACGATCGCTTACGACTTCCTCGCCCGCGGCGGCAAGCGCTCGCGCCCGTTCATCACGCTCGCCAGCTACGATGCGCTCAAAGGCGCGCCGGCCACGCTCTCCGAAACCGGCTGGGAACTACCCGACTCGGTGAAGCGCGCGGCCATCGCGATCGAGACGTTCCACAAAGCGAGTCTTGTTCACGACGACATCGAGGACGACGACGCCTACCGCTACGGCGCCGAGACACTGCACCGCACCCACGGCGTCGGTACCGCAATCAACTTGGGCGACTACCTCATCGGCCTCGGCTACCGCAGTGTGTCACGCGAACGCAAAGTTCTGGGTGCCGAAGTCGCTGCGGATGTTCTCGACAAGCTCGCGGACGCGCACATCAAGCTGTCCGAGGGCCAAGGCGCGGAACTCCTCTGGCGCGACGCGAAGGACCAAGCGCTCACCACGCTCGACGCGCTGAAAATCTACGCACTGAAGACGTCGCCCGCGTTCGAGGCCGCCCTCTACACCGGCGTGCGACTGGCGGGCGAGGCGACCGCTTACGAGAAGATGATCGCGGACTTCAGCCGCAACGTCGGCGTCGCGTTCCAGATCCTCAACGACATCAAGGACTGGACTGGCGACGAGGACAACAAGCTCGTCTCGGGACAAGACGTGCTCGCGGCCCGACCCACCCTGCTCCTCGCACTCGCGCTCGAAGGCTCGTCGCCGGCCCAGCGCGAAGAGCTCCTCCACCTCATCGCCAGCACCCGAACCGCCGGTGCGGACACCGAAGAGATCGTGGCCCGGGTCCGGCACCTATACTTCGCAGCCAAAGTGTTCGAGAAGGCCGATAAGCTCGTGGACAAGTTCCGCGCGAAAGCCGAATCGCTTGCCGACGAAGTGCAGCCGACCGAGTTCCGCGAACTGCTCTACTACCTCATCGATAGTGTGCTGGAGAAGCCCGAACTCCCGCGCCAGGGCGTGGTACAATTTGTGGAATTGGGTAAATAG
- a CDS encoding PAS domain S-box protein — MTRPVEDSVINSAPVNILLVDDRPENLLALETVLSALGQTLVRAGSGEEALQRVLETDFAVVLLDVQMPDLSGFEVAERIRARSRHTPIIFLGPDTGTDFPIEKAYALGAVDYLVAPLVPVILRAKVSVFVELAHRTREARGAERLQLWQTTLASIGDGVIATDAAGRVTFLNPVAEHLTGWPTTDARGRPLNEVFRIVNETTRKEVENPALRALRTGTIVGLANHTILIARDGTERPIDDSAAPIRWEDGTVDGAVLVFRDITERKKAEGARARLAAIVESSDDAIVGMDLDGTIRSWNYGAERVFGYPAAEAVGKSITLVVPPDRLDEERAILERLDRGERIEHFETQRVRKGGRRLDVSLTLSPVRDAEGHIIGVSKIARDVTAAKRVERARASALQAGEVGTYHWDVTADRVTGDRNFAALFGVAADEHASAPVGDFLAAIHPDDRERVGAEIRRTLDTDAPFRSEYRVTGPGGERWLLARGAVERAAGGGAVGWAGVVVDVTDRKRAEGALAASRARLDYAVRASGIGFWYCDLPFDVLQWDERVKAHFWLPPDARVTIDTFYERIHPDDRGPTRAAIERSVAERTGYDVHYRTVDPETGAEKWVRAIGGTYYDGAGAPKRFDGVTLDVTDQRRAEAALRESNDRFAIVARATNDAVWDWDMRTNAVWWNEGAGALFGYRPGDVGADATWWYEHIHPGDRDRVVTGIHAVIDRGGANWSDEYRFRRADGTYAAVLDRGYAIHEDGKTVRLVGAMQDITERRRAEEQLRESEQRFRSLFESMDEGYCVVEPVLDGAGRAVDYRYLLVNPALEAHTGLRNVVGKTAREVMPAHEGHWIEAYARVAETGEPFRRTDRVTDLDRWYDVSAFRVGRPGGRQVGVLFTDISDRKRSEAQLREKDERFQLLIDRARDYAVVVTDRDGRLIEWAGGAEGITGFAPADVLGGPADVLFTPEDRAAGAPAREMEQAAREGRAEDKRWHARKDGSQFFADGVMVPLRGDDGALHGFGKVFRDVTARKRAEEAVQFLADASASLAELVDYQSTLNRIANLAVAGFADWCVVDMIGEDGTRERLAVTASEPEDVSAARNAAFRPDGDVAGVVPHVLRTGEPEVVPDLAEIDPATAPQGPERVAKLRELGVRSYLCVPLVSRGRAIGGMTFLSSSPRRRFGPEELRVAQNLAERVTVAIENARLYRTLQEQDRRKDEFLATLAHELRNPLAPVRNGVQILRLGGATGEAAGRALTMMDRQLGHMAHLVDDLMDVARVSSGKVVLRKEPVPLRAVVDAAVETSRQAVEAGGHELALRMPAEPLPLNVDRTRLVQALANLLNNAAKYTLPGGRIVLSAQRDGGDAVVRVADTGVGIPADMLPKVFEMFAQVGTSLERSQGGLGIGLTLVKRLVEMHGGSVRAESPGPGRGSTFTVRLPLAPAPAPAPAVAQAAGTGAAGRPLGILVVDDNRDAADSMAMLLEMRGHQVRTAHDGPDALKVLATFRPQLILLDLGLPGMSGYEVARRIRESAELQGVTLAALTGWGQEEDRRRTREAGFDHHLTKPADPGELDRIVAGAQARG; from the coding sequence ATGACCCGCCCGGTAGAGGATTCGGTGATTAACAGCGCCCCAGTCAACATCCTGCTCGTCGACGACCGGCCGGAAAACCTGCTCGCCCTGGAGACCGTGCTCAGCGCCCTCGGCCAGACGCTCGTCCGCGCCGGCTCCGGCGAAGAAGCACTCCAGCGGGTGCTCGAGACCGACTTCGCGGTCGTTCTCCTCGACGTCCAAATGCCCGATCTGTCCGGGTTCGAGGTGGCCGAGCGGATCCGCGCCCGCAGCCGGCACACGCCCATCATTTTCCTCGGCCCCGACACGGGCACCGACTTCCCGATCGAGAAAGCCTACGCGCTCGGGGCCGTGGACTACCTGGTCGCACCGCTCGTTCCCGTTATCCTGCGGGCGAAGGTGTCGGTGTTCGTCGAGCTGGCCCACCGCACCCGCGAGGCCCGCGGGGCCGAGCGGCTCCAGCTCTGGCAGACGACGCTGGCCAGCATCGGTGACGGTGTCATCGCCACCGACGCGGCCGGGCGCGTGACGTTCCTCAACCCGGTGGCCGAACACCTCACCGGGTGGCCGACCACCGACGCCCGCGGGCGCCCGCTCAACGAGGTGTTCCGCATCGTCAACGAGACGACCCGAAAGGAAGTCGAGAACCCGGCCCTCCGGGCGCTCCGAACCGGGACGATCGTCGGGCTGGCGAACCACACGATCCTCATCGCCCGCGACGGCACCGAGCGGCCGATCGACGACTCGGCGGCGCCCATCCGGTGGGAGGACGGGACCGTCGACGGCGCGGTGCTGGTGTTCCGCGACATCACCGAGCGCAAAAAGGCCGAGGGCGCCCGGGCGCGCCTGGCGGCCATCGTCGAGTCGTCCGACGACGCCATCGTCGGCATGGACCTGGACGGCACCATCCGCTCGTGGAACTACGGGGCCGAGCGGGTGTTCGGGTACCCCGCGGCCGAGGCCGTCGGGAAGTCGATCACCCTCGTCGTCCCACCCGACCGGCTCGACGAGGAGCGGGCCATCCTGGAGCGCCTGGACCGTGGGGAGCGGATCGAGCACTTCGAGACACAGCGGGTACGGAAGGGCGGCCGCCGGCTGGACGTGTCACTGACTCTCTCTCCCGTCCGGGACGCCGAGGGGCACATCATCGGGGTGTCCAAGATCGCCCGCGACGTGACCGCCGCCAAGCGGGTCGAGCGCGCCCGGGCGTCCGCGCTCCAGGCCGGTGAGGTCGGCACGTACCACTGGGACGTCACCGCCGACCGCGTCACGGGGGACCGCAACTTCGCCGCCCTCTTCGGGGTCGCCGCCGACGAACACGCCTCGGCCCCGGTGGGCGACTTCCTGGCCGCAATCCACCCCGACGACCGGGAGCGGGTGGGCGCGGAGATCCGGCGCACGCTCGATACCGACGCGCCGTTCCGCAGCGAGTACCGGGTGACCGGGCCGGGCGGGGAGCGGTGGCTGCTCGCGCGCGGGGCCGTCGAGCGGGCCGCGGGCGGTGGGGCCGTCGGGTGGGCCGGGGTGGTAGTAGACGTTACCGACCGGAAGCGGGCCGAGGGCGCCCTGGCCGCCAGCCGCGCGCGCCTCGATTACGCGGTCCGAGCGTCCGGGATCGGGTTCTGGTACTGCGACCTGCCGTTCGACGTCCTCCAGTGGGACGAGCGGGTCAAGGCGCACTTCTGGCTGCCGCCCGACGCCCGCGTCACGATCGACACGTTCTACGAGCGCATCCACCCGGACGACCGCGGGCCGACCCGGGCGGCCATCGAGCGCAGCGTGGCCGAGCGCACCGGCTACGACGTCCACTACCGCACGGTGGACCCGGAGACGGGGGCCGAGAAGTGGGTCCGGGCGATCGGGGGAACCTACTACGACGGGGCCGGCGCGCCGAAGCGGTTCGATGGAGTGACCCTGGACGTCACCGACCAGCGCCGGGCCGAGGCCGCGCTCCGCGAGAGCAACGACCGGTTCGCTATCGTCGCCCGCGCGACCAACGACGCGGTGTGGGACTGGGACATGCGGACCAACGCGGTCTGGTGGAACGAGGGCGCCGGCGCGCTGTTCGGGTACCGCCCGGGGGACGTGGGCGCGGACGCCACGTGGTGGTACGAGCACATCCACCCGGGCGACCGGGACCGGGTGGTCACCGGGATCCACGCGGTCATCGACCGCGGCGGCGCGAACTGGTCCGACGAGTACCGGTTCCGGCGGGCCGACGGCACCTACGCCGCCGTCCTCGACCGCGGGTACGCGATCCACGAGGACGGTAAGACGGTCCGCCTGGTCGGGGCGATGCAGGACATAACCGAGCGCCGCAGAGCCGAGGAGCAATTGCGCGAGAGCGAGCAGCGGTTCCGGTCCCTGTTCGAGTCGATGGACGAGGGGTACTGCGTGGTCGAACCGGTGCTCGACGGGGCGGGCCGGGCGGTCGACTACCGCTACCTGCTGGTCAACCCGGCCCTCGAAGCCCACACCGGGTTACGAAACGTCGTCGGCAAGACGGCGCGCGAGGTGATGCCCGCCCACGAGGGCCACTGGATCGAGGCCTACGCACGGGTGGCCGAGACCGGCGAGCCGTTCCGCCGGACCGACCGGGTGACCGACCTCGACCGGTGGTACGACGTGTCCGCGTTCCGGGTCGGCCGGCCCGGGGGCCGGCAGGTGGGCGTGCTGTTCACCGACATCTCGGACCGCAAGCGGTCCGAGGCGCAGTTGCGGGAGAAGGACGAGCGCTTTCAGCTCTTGATCGACCGGGCGCGGGACTACGCGGTGGTGGTCACCGACCGGGACGGGCGGTTGATCGAGTGGGCCGGCGGGGCCGAGGGCATCACCGGGTTCGCCCCCGCCGACGTGCTCGGGGGGCCGGCCGACGTGCTCTTCACCCCCGAGGACCGGGCGGCCGGGGCGCCCGCGCGGGAGATGGAGCAGGCGGCCCGCGAGGGGCGCGCGGAGGACAAGCGGTGGCACGCGCGCAAGGACGGGAGCCAGTTCTTCGCCGACGGGGTCATGGTTCCGCTACGAGGGGACGACGGGGCCCTGCACGGGTTCGGTAAGGTGTTCCGGGACGTGACCGCTCGCAAACGGGCGGAAGAGGCGGTGCAGTTCCTGGCCGATGCCAGCGCGAGTCTGGCCGAACTGGTGGACTACCAGAGCACCCTCAACCGGATCGCGAACCTGGCCGTCGCCGGGTTCGCCGACTGGTGCGTGGTCGACATGATCGGCGAGGACGGCACGCGCGAGCGCCTGGCGGTCACCGCCTCGGAACCCGAAGACGTGTCCGCCGCCCGAAACGCGGCGTTCCGACCGGACGGTGATGTGGCGGGTGTCGTCCCGCACGTGCTGCGAACGGGCGAACCGGAAGTGGTGCCCGACCTGGCCGAAATCGACCCGGCCACGGCCCCGCAGGGACCGGAGCGGGTCGCGAAACTACGAGAACTGGGGGTCCGCTCGTACCTGTGCGTGCCGCTCGTGTCCCGGGGCCGGGCGATCGGCGGGATGACGTTCCTCAGCTCGTCCCCCCGCCGCCGGTTCGGGCCGGAGGAGCTGCGCGTGGCCCAGAACCTGGCCGAGCGGGTGACCGTCGCGATCGAGAACGCCCGGCTCTACCGCACGCTCCAGGAACAGGACCGGCGCAAGGACGAGTTCCTCGCCACGCTCGCGCACGAGCTGCGGAACCCGCTCGCCCCGGTGCGCAACGGGGTGCAGATCCTGCGACTGGGCGGGGCGACCGGGGAGGCCGCCGGGCGCGCCCTGACCATGATGGACCGGCAGCTCGGGCACATGGCCCACCTAGTCGACGACCTGATGGACGTGGCCCGGGTGTCGAGCGGTAAGGTGGTACTGCGGAAGGAGCCGGTCCCCCTGCGGGCCGTGGTCGACGCCGCGGTGGAGACGAGCCGGCAAGCGGTGGAGGCCGGCGGGCACGAGTTGGCCCTGCGAATGCCGGCCGAGCCGCTCCCCTTGAACGTTGACCGCACTCGGCTGGTACAGGCGCTCGCGAACCTGCTGAACAACGCCGCCAAGTACACGCTCCCGGGCGGGCGGATCGTGCTGTCCGCCCAGCGCGACGGGGGCGACGCAGTGGTGCGGGTAGCGGACACCGGGGTGGGCATCCCGGCGGACATGCTCCCAAAGGTGTTCGAGATGTTCGCCCAAGTGGGTACGTCCCTTGAGCGGAGCCAGGGCGGGCTGGGGATCGGGCTGACGCTGGTCAAGCGGTTGGTCGAGATGCACGGCGGGAGCGTGCGTGCGGAGAGCCCCGGTCCCGGCCGCGGGAGCACGTTCACGGTCCGCCTGCCGCTGGCCCCCGCCCCTGCCCCGGCCCCCGCGGTCGCACAGGCGGCGGGAACCGGCGCAGCGGGGCGCCCGCTCGGCATTCTGGTGGTGGACGATAACCGGGACGCGGCAGACAGCATGGCCATGCTACTGGAGATGCGGGGGCACCAGGTGCGGACCGCGCACGACGGCCCCGACGCTCTGAAGGTGCTCGCCACCTTCCGGCCCCAACTCATTCTGCTCGACCTCGGGCTGCCGGGGATGAGCGGGTACGAGGTCGCGCGCCGCATCCGCGAGAGCGCCGAGTTGCAGGGCGTGACGCTCGCGGCACTCACCGGATGGGGGCAAGAGGAGGACCGGCGCCGGACCCGGGAGGCGGGGTTCGACCACCACCTGACGAAACCGGCCGACCCGGGCGAGCTGGATCGCATCGTGGCCGGGGCGCAGGCGAGGGGGTGA
- a CDS encoding PIG-L family deacetylase has protein sequence MAEDPLPESLDVIAVAPHPDDLEILCGGTLAKLVKQGYKVGIFDLTSGEPTPRGSLETRKKEAEDARRVLNVPVRVNVELPNRVLMDGPEARFALATQFRRYRPGIIIIAAGRTPAASPDHLQGGLIGEAARFYSQLTKWDERFAGTSPYRVPHLVYVPFPFDAEQRHWHSQFVVDISDTIDLKIASVKAYESQFDAARFARVEHLIRSTNGYHGARCGYMYGELFALPTPVGAPDLVTLVHGSKGALAPPQIPGKDHPPMG, from the coding sequence GTGGCCGAAGACCCGTTGCCGGAATCGCTCGATGTGATCGCCGTCGCCCCGCACCCCGACGACCTCGAAATCCTGTGCGGGGGGACGCTCGCGAAGTTGGTGAAACAGGGGTACAAGGTCGGCATCTTTGACCTCACGAGCGGCGAGCCGACCCCGCGCGGGTCACTCGAAACGCGGAAGAAAGAAGCCGAAGACGCGCGGCGCGTCCTGAACGTGCCGGTGCGGGTCAACGTCGAGTTGCCGAACCGCGTGCTGATGGACGGCCCCGAAGCTCGCTTCGCGCTCGCCACACAGTTCCGCCGCTACCGCCCCGGCATCATCATCATCGCGGCCGGGCGCACTCCGGCGGCATCACCAGATCACCTCCAGGGCGGTCTCATCGGGGAAGCGGCTCGGTTCTACTCACAACTCACGAAGTGGGACGAGCGGTTCGCGGGAACGTCCCCGTACCGCGTACCGCACCTGGTGTACGTGCCGTTCCCGTTCGACGCCGAACAGCGGCACTGGCACAGCCAATTCGTGGTGGACATTAGCGACACCATTGATTTGAAGATCGCCTCCGTGAAGGCCTACGAGTCGCAGTTCGACGCGGCCCGGTTCGCGCGCGTCGAGCACCTGATCCGCTCGACGAATGGCTACCACGGTGCCCGCTGCGGGTACATGTACGGCGAACTGTTCGCGCTTCCGACTCCGGTAGGGGCGCCCGACTTGGTGACCCTGGTTCACGGCAGCAAGGGGGCGCTCGCTCCGCCGCAAATTCCCGGTAAGGATCACCCCCCGATGGGGTGA
- a CDS encoding ThuA domain-containing protein, translating into MTRFLSALLLLTPFAALRADEPKTDPYDQSKVPLEVEPPADFKGKRILIVAGQASHGPGDHEFFAGSAILMNLLKQTDGVFPIMARNGWPKNEKLFDTADCIVMYMDGGGGHPAIKPERMKIIQKQLDRGAGWVNMHYAVEYPVKSGDRDIAGPVKGWLGGYYETGYSINPHWDANIRSLPKHEITRGVKPFTLNDEWYFGMRWIDDMKGVTPILQAVPPEDSRRTPHTKARKGEIETMAWAFERANAGRSFGFTGGHAHRNWGDENFRRVVVNAILWGAKVEVPEKGAKVDFDPADLNKNLDKKGKEPFKPILPPRK; encoded by the coding sequence ATGACGCGATTCCTCTCCGCGCTCCTGCTCTTAACCCCATTTGCCGCTCTTCGGGCCGATGAGCCGAAGACCGATCCCTATGACCAATCGAAAGTTCCGCTCGAAGTCGAACCGCCGGCCGACTTTAAGGGGAAGCGAATTCTGATCGTCGCGGGTCAGGCCAGTCACGGACCGGGCGACCACGAATTCTTCGCAGGAAGCGCGATTCTCATGAATCTGCTCAAACAAACGGATGGTGTGTTCCCGATCATGGCCCGCAACGGGTGGCCGAAGAACGAGAAGCTGTTCGACACCGCCGATTGCATCGTGATGTACATGGACGGCGGGGGCGGGCACCCCGCGATCAAGCCGGAACGCATGAAGATCATCCAGAAACAACTCGATCGCGGGGCGGGGTGGGTCAACATGCACTACGCGGTCGAATACCCGGTGAAGTCCGGTGACCGCGACATCGCGGGTCCGGTGAAAGGCTGGCTGGGCGGTTATTACGAAACCGGGTACTCGATCAACCCGCACTGGGACGCGAACATTCGGAGCTTACCGAAGCACGAGATCACGCGCGGGGTGAAGCCGTTCACTCTCAACGACGAGTGGTACTTCGGGATGCGCTGGATCGATGACATGAAGGGCGTTACGCCGATTCTGCAGGCCGTTCCGCCAGAAGATTCGCGGCGCACACCGCACACGAAGGCGCGCAAGGGCGAAATCGAAACGATGGCGTGGGCCTTCGAGCGCGCGAACGCGGGGCGCAGTTTTGGCTTCACCGGAGGTCACGCGCACCGCAATTGGGGCGATGAGAACTTCCGCCGCGTGGTGGTGAACGCGATCCTTTGGGGTGCGAAGGTCGAAGTGCCCGAGAAGGGCGCGAAGGTGGACTTCGACCCGGCGGACTTGAACAAGAACCTCGACAAGAAGGGCAAGGAGCCGTTCAAGCCGATCCTTCCGCCGCGCAAGTAG
- a CDS encoding catalase: MTQPKNPPVESRGGETHQTAQDGAPVLTTQQGVPVSDDQNTLRAGPRGPALLEDFHFREKIFHFDHERIPERVVHARGFGAHGYFESNGELEAVSRAAVFKKGEKTPTFVRFSTVAGSKGSADLARDVRGFATKFYTKEGNWDLVGNNIPVFFIQDPMKFPDMVHAFKEEPDRGFPQAATAHDNAWDFISLTPEAMHMVMWVMSDRGIPRSFRFMEGFGVHTFRLVDAQGKSTFVKFHWKPKLGLQSVVWNEAVKINGADPDFHRRDLWNAIEAGAFPEWELGVQLFDDEFAKAFEFDVLDPTKIIPEEQVPVKIVGRMVLDRRVDNFFAETEQVAFCTQNVVPGIDFSDDPLLQGRNFSYLDTQLKRLGSPNFTHIPINAPKCPVMNFQQDGHMAMRNPKGRANYEPNSWGAEGGPRESPEKGYKSFPEPVGGTKVRARSETFSDHYSQARQFYISQTLLEQTHIASALVFELSKVETVAIRARMVSHLLNIDAGLADAVAKGLRLKEMPKPAPAAKPTRRDLKPSDKLSILKNGPKSFAGRKVGALVTDGVDADVLAALSKALKAEGATLVLVAPEVGGVKDSAGTWHDADEKLEGGPSVLFDAVALLPSTDGATALAQLPAVRDFVADATAHRKFIGYAVPAAALFEKVGVARDEGFVPLNKAGDCDAFVAACRKLRFWDRAAAQR; encoded by the coding sequence ATGACCCAGCCGAAGAACCCTCCCGTCGAGAGTAGGGGCGGCGAAACGCACCAGACCGCGCAGGACGGCGCCCCGGTTCTCACCACCCAGCAAGGCGTCCCCGTTTCCGACGATCAGAACACGCTCCGGGCCGGCCCACGCGGGCCGGCGCTACTCGAGGACTTCCACTTCCGCGAGAAGATCTTCCACTTCGATCACGAGCGCATCCCCGAGCGCGTGGTCCACGCCCGCGGGTTCGGGGCGCACGGGTACTTCGAGAGCAACGGCGAACTGGAAGCGGTGAGCCGGGCCGCGGTGTTCAAGAAGGGCGAGAAGACGCCGACGTTTGTGCGGTTCTCGACCGTCGCCGGCAGCAAGGGCTCGGCCGACCTCGCGCGCGACGTCCGCGGGTTCGCCACCAAGTTCTACACGAAGGAGGGGAACTGGGATCTCGTCGGCAACAACATCCCGGTGTTCTTCATCCAGGACCCGATGAAGTTCCCGGACATGGTCCACGCCTTTAAGGAGGAGCCGGACCGCGGGTTCCCCCAAGCGGCCACCGCGCACGACAACGCCTGGGACTTCATCTCCCTCACGCCCGAGGCCATGCACATGGTCATGTGGGTCATGTCCGACCGGGGCATCCCGCGCTCGTTCCGGTTCATGGAAGGGTTCGGGGTCCACACGTTCCGCCTGGTAGACGCACAGGGCAAGTCCACGTTCGTGAAGTTCCACTGGAAGCCGAAACTGGGGTTGCAGTCGGTGGTGTGGAACGAGGCCGTGAAGATCAACGGGGCCGACCCGGACTTCCACCGCCGCGACCTGTGGAACGCGATCGAGGCGGGCGCCTTCCCGGAGTGGGAACTGGGGGTGCAACTGTTCGACGACGAGTTCGCCAAAGCGTTCGAGTTCGATGTCCTGGACCCGACCAAGATCATCCCCGAGGAGCAGGTGCCGGTGAAGATCGTGGGCCGCATGGTGCTTGACCGCCGGGTGGACAACTTCTTCGCCGAGACCGAGCAGGTCGCGTTCTGCACTCAGAACGTGGTGCCCGGGATCGACTTCAGCGACGACCCGCTCTTGCAGGGGCGCAACTTCTCGTACCTGGACACGCAACTGAAGCGGCTCGGGAGCCCCAACTTCACGCACATCCCGATCAACGCCCCGAAGTGCCCGGTGATGAACTTCCAGCAGGACGGGCACATGGCGATGCGCAACCCCAAAGGGCGCGCGAACTACGAGCCCAACTCGTGGGGCGCGGAGGGCGGCCCGCGCGAGTCACCCGAGAAGGGGTACAAGAGTTTCCCCGAGCCGGTCGGGGGGACCAAGGTGCGGGCGCGGTCGGAGACGTTTTCGGATCACTACAGCCAGGCCCGGCAGTTCTACATCAGTCAGACCCTGCTCGAGCAGACCCACATCGCCAGCGCGCTCGTGTTTGAACTGAGCAAGGTCGAGACCGTGGCCATCCGAGCGCGGATGGTCTCGCACCTGTTGAACATCGACGCCGGGCTCGCCGACGCGGTGGCCAAGGGGCTGCGGTTGAAGGAAATGCCGAAACCGGCCCCGGCCGCGAAGCCGACGCGCCGGGACCTGAAGCCGTCGGACAAGCTGAGCATCCTCAAGAACGGTCCCAAGAGTTTCGCCGGGCGCAAGGTCGGCGCGCTGGTCACCGACGGGGTCGATGCCGACGTCCTGGCGGCCCTCAGTAAGGCGCTGAAGGCCGAAGGCGCGACGCTGGTGCTCGTCGCCCCGGAGGTGGGCGGGGTCAAGGACTCGGCCGGCACCTGGCACGACGCGGACGAGAAACTCGAGGGCGGGCCGTCGGTCCTGTTCGACGCCGTCGCACTCTTACCGTCCACGGACGGGGCGACGGCACTGGCCCAGTTGCCGGCGGTCCGGGACTTCGTCGCGGACGCGACCGCCCACCGGAAGTTCATCGGCTACGCGGTGCCCGCCGCGGCGCTGTTCGAGAAGGTGGGGGTCGCGCGGGACGAGGGGTTCGTGCCATTGAATAAGGCAGGCGACTGCGATGCGTTCGTCGCGGCGTGCCGCAAACTCCGCTTCTGGGACCGCGCCGCCGCGCAACGGTAA